One window of Hypanus sabinus isolate sHypSab1 chromosome 10, sHypSab1.hap1, whole genome shotgun sequence genomic DNA carries:
- the ypel5 gene encoding protein yippee-like 5 isoform X2, with protein MGRIFLDHIGGTRLFSCANCDTILTNRSELISTRFTGATGRAFLFNKVVNLQYSEVQDRVMLTGRHMVRDVSCKNCNSKLGWIYEFATEDSQRYKEGRVILERALVRESEGFEEHVPSDAS; from the exons ATGGGCAGAATTTTCTTGGACCACATTGGAGGCACCCGCCTCTTCTCCTGTGCCAACTGTGATACCATCCTGACCAATCGCTCCGAGCTCATCTCCACACGCTTCACCGGTGCTACAGGGCGAGCCTTCCTCTTCAACAAG gtggtgaatctgcagtaCAGTGAGGTGCAGGACCGGGTGATGCTCACTGGACGACACATGGTGAGAGATGTCAGCTGCAAGAACTGCAACAGTAAGCTGGGCTGGATCTACGAGTTTGCAACAGAGGACAGTCAGCGCTACAAGGAGGGTCGAGTGATCCTGGAGAGAGCCCTGGTGCGGGAGAGTGAAGGTTTTGAAGAGCACGTTCCCTCTGATGCTTCCTGA
- the ypel5 gene encoding protein yippee-like 5 isoform X1: MPCHVEKSINLQELMEFIPNYHRRPHEDTDQIAGIMGRIFLDHIGGTRLFSCANCDTILTNRSELISTRFTGATGRAFLFNKVVNLQYSEVQDRVMLTGRHMVRDVSCKNCNSKLGWIYEFATEDSQRYKEGRVILERALVRESEGFEEHVPSDAS; the protein is encoded by the exons ATGCCTTGTCATGTTGAAAAGTCTATAAATCTTCAGGAGCTGATGGAATTTATCCCAAACTACCATAGAAG GCCCCACGAGGATACTGACCAAATTGCTGGAATCATGGGCAGAATTTTCTTGGACCACATTGGAGGCACCCGCCTCTTCTCCTGTGCCAACTGTGATACCATCCTGACCAATCGCTCCGAGCTCATCTCCACACGCTTCACCGGTGCTACAGGGCGAGCCTTCCTCTTCAACAAG gtggtgaatctgcagtaCAGTGAGGTGCAGGACCGGGTGATGCTCACTGGACGACACATGGTGAGAGATGTCAGCTGCAAGAACTGCAACAGTAAGCTGGGCTGGATCTACGAGTTTGCAACAGAGGACAGTCAGCGCTACAAGGAGGGTCGAGTGATCCTGGAGAGAGCCCTGGTGCGGGAGAGTGAAGGTTTTGAAGAGCACGTTCCCTCTGATGCTTCCTGA